The following proteins are encoded in a genomic region of Lachnospiraceae bacterium KM106-2:
- a CDS encoding multi antimicrobial extrusion protein (Na(+)/drug antiporter), MATE family of MDR efflux pumps, producing MEKHKVEFSKQKLKGLIIPLIIEQFLAITVGLADSIMVASVGEAAVSAVSLVDNINVLLVNAFTALGTGGAIVAGQYIGKRNYKKANGAADQLVVFIFVISLVITSLLYVSKYMILHGLFGHISADVMNYANTYFMIVEASIPFLALYSAVAALFRVMGNSSISMKISLIMNGINLVGNAILIFGLHCGVEGVAIPTLVSRISGAFIGIFLIRNQSLTVHISRPFRYHYDGNTIHNILRLGVPSGIDNSLFQLGKILLLSVASAFGTASIAANAIANTIAGFQILVPSAIGVGMITIVSQCAGAGEFDQARYYTRRLMKIAYISMFASNVIIFALLPGIIHIYGVSKEAGSLAMKILFMHGGIGIFIWPIAFTLPQPLKAAGDTTFVMVASIITMWTFRIMFGVWFAKYLELGVLGIWMAMFIDWFVRALLFLIRYRGHKWETKMIKN from the coding sequence ATGGAAAAACATAAGGTTGAATTTAGTAAACAAAAGTTGAAGGGATTGATCATTCCGCTTATCATTGAGCAGTTTCTTGCAATAACAGTAGGATTAGCGGATTCTATTATGGTAGCAAGTGTAGGAGAGGCGGCGGTATCTGCCGTGTCCTTAGTGGATAATATTAATGTACTACTTGTTAATGCATTTACAGCACTTGGTACCGGCGGAGCAATTGTTGCAGGACAATATATTGGAAAGCGTAATTATAAAAAGGCAAATGGTGCTGCGGATCAGTTAGTGGTATTTATTTTTGTAATATCCTTAGTGATCACATCGTTGTTATATGTTTCAAAGTATATGATCTTACATGGATTATTCGGTCATATCAGTGCAGACGTTATGAATTATGCCAATACGTATTTTATGATCGTAGAAGCATCTATTCCATTTCTAGCTTTATATAGTGCCGTTGCCGCACTATTTCGTGTTATGGGTAATTCTTCAATTTCTATGAAGATTTCTTTGATCATGAATGGAATTAATTTAGTCGGAAATGCAATCTTGATCTTTGGTCTTCATTGTGGAGTAGAAGGAGTTGCCATCCCAACGTTAGTGTCTAGAATTTCTGGAGCATTTATTGGTATCTTTTTGATCCGAAATCAGTCTCTTACCGTTCATATCAGCAGACCATTTCGATATCATTATGATGGAAATACCATTCATAATATTTTACGTCTAGGTGTTCCAAGTGGAATCGATAATAGTTTATTTCAATTAGGAAAGATCTTATTATTAAGTGTTGCAAGTGCATTTGGAACAGCTTCTATCGCTGCAAATGCCATTGCAAATACGATAGCAGGATTTCAAATATTAGTGCCATCTGCCATTGGCGTCGGAATGATCACGATCGTCAGTCAATGTGCAGGAGCAGGAGAGTTTGATCAGGCAAGATACTATACAAGAAGGCTAATGAAGATTGCCTATATCTCAATGTTTGCCAGTAATGTAATTATATTTGCACTGTTGCCAGGAATCATTCATATCTATGGTGTCTCCAAGGAGGCAGGTTCTCTTGCTATGAAGATCTTATTCATGCATGGTGGAATCGGAATCTTTATCTGGCCAATTGCATTTACCTTACCTCAGCCATTAAAGGCAGCAGGAGATACTACTTTTGTTATGGTGGCATCTATCATAACTATGTGGACATTCCGTATTATGTTTGGCGTATGGTTTGCTAAATATCTTGAACTTGGTGTATTAGGAATATGGATGGCGATGTTCATTGATTGGTTTGTTCGTGCATTGTTATTCTTGATCCGATATCGTGGACATAAATGGGAGACCAAGATGATTAAGAATTAA
- a CDS encoding LacX protein, plasmid: MRYRIANAVIQLTLDSAGAEMKSLMRKSDKQEYLWCGDKKYWGRTAPVLFPIVGRVVEDHYTYDGMEYELHQHGFARDMEFELLSSEPEEIWFYLKANEETKKKYPFDFMLQVGYRLEESSVRVMWKVINKDQKRLYFSIGGHPAFVCPLKENEKQTDYKIQIDAKSSSLTRTNFLDGYACHKLETILLVDGCLEITNGIFDRDALIFENDQANKVSLMTPGGQTYLSVSFDAPVFGIWSPVGKSAPFICIEPWYGRCDKADFHGSLEEREWGNELAPGAEFTAEYKIEI, translated from the coding sequence ATGAGGTATAGAATAGCAAATGCAGTTATTCAACTAACATTAGACTCTGCTGGAGCAGAGATGAAATCACTAATGAGAAAATCCGATAAACAAGAATACTTATGGTGTGGGGATAAGAAATATTGGGGAAGAACGGCACCGGTATTATTTCCGATTGTAGGACGGGTAGTTGAGGATCACTATACATATGATGGAATGGAATATGAATTACATCAACATGGTTTTGCACGTGATATGGAATTTGAATTGTTATCATCAGAGCCAGAAGAGATATGGTTTTATCTAAAAGCAAATGAAGAGACAAAAAAGAAGTATCCATTTGATTTTATGTTACAGGTGGGATATCGATTAGAGGAGTCTTCTGTAAGAGTTATGTGGAAGGTGATCAATAAGGATCAAAAGAGACTTTATTTCTCGATTGGAGGTCACCCGGCATTTGTCTGTCCGTTAAAAGAAAATGAAAAACAGACGGATTATAAGATTCAGATCGATGCAAAGAGTAGTTCGTTAACAAGAACCAACTTCTTGGATGGATATGCCTGTCATAAGTTAGAGACAATATTACTTGTTGATGGGTGCTTGGAGATTACAAATGGTATATTTGATCGGGATGCTCTGATCTTTGAAAATGATCAGGCAAACAAGGTAAGTCTTATGACACCAGGAGGTCAGACTTATCTATCGGTATCCTTTGATGCACCAGTCTTTGGAATCTGGTCACCAGTTGGAAAAAGTGCTCCATTTATCTGTATTGAGCCTTGGTATGGTCGGTGTGATAAAGCAGACTTTCATGGCAGTTTAGAGGAACGGGAATGGGGAAATGAATTAGCCCCGGGAGCAGAGTTTACGGCAGAATATAAAATAGAGATTTAG
- a CDS encoding acetyltransferase, GNAT family — protein MKEIKTDRLVVRRFREEDAEDLYEYLSNPVVVKYEDYDPFTKEAAMGEAKRRAGDENFWAVCLKEGKVIGNLYFAKSEFNTWELGYVFNETYWGNGYATESARALIDDAFRNEGIHRVAAECNPENQASWKLMERLGMRREGHLKNNLYFNVDEKGNPIYQDTFLYGLLREEWK, from the coding sequence ATGAAAGAGATTAAAACAGATCGGTTAGTGGTACGTAGATTTCGAGAGGAAGACGCAGAGGATCTTTATGAGTATCTATCGAATCCTGTGGTTGTGAAATATGAGGATTATGATCCTTTTACCAAAGAGGCAGCAATGGGGGAAGCAAAGCGGCGTGCTGGTGATGAGAACTTTTGGGCAGTTTGTCTAAAAGAAGGTAAGGTGATCGGTAATTTGTACTTTGCCAAGAGTGAATTTAATACGTGGGAACTTGGTTATGTATTTAATGAGACATATTGGGGAAATGGCTATGCAACAGAAAGCGCCAGAGCACTTATTGATGATGCATTTCGAAATGAGGGGATACATCGTGTTGCAGCAGAATGCAATCCTGAGAATCAAGCATCCTGGAAGCTGATGGAACGTCTTGGTATGAGAAGAGAAGGCCATCTAAAGAATAATCTTTATTTTAATGTGGATGAAAAAGGCAACCCAATTTATCAGGATACTTTTCTTTATGGATTATTAAGAGAGGAATGGAAGTAA